In Paenibacillus sonchi, the genomic stretch GAAGCGGTACTGAATGACTTGCTTCGGCAAACGTATGAAGCGGAAGTCATGGAGAATGTCCAATCCACGTTGGAAGAAGCATTGTCTCTGCTGGATGATGCTGCTTCTGAAGCACCGGAACCGTTAAAAAGTGAAATCACGGCGATCTGGAGGGCGCTGGATGAACTGGTGCAAAAGACATTTACTGAGTCAAATTAAAATTACGAACAGGAGCTGAAAAACGATGGGGAAAACACACAACTTTCCATAATGGAGAAGGTCGTTGTCCAAGGCAATTTGGATGCATTGAAGCCACAGGAGAGACTGGAATACTACAGCAAGATTTGCGAAAGTCTTGGCCTGAATCCGCTGACGCGTCCGTTTGAGTATTTGAATCTGGATGGCAAGCTGGTGCTGTATGCCAAGCGTGATGCAACGGATCAGCTTCGGAAGATCCATTCGATCAGTATTGCAATCACGAACCGGGAACGTATAGGGGACGTGTATTGTGTTACCGCGAAGGCGACAACCTCCGATGGTCGTTGTGACGAATCGGTTGGTGCGGTTCCTCTGATTAAGGAGGAGAAAATTTTCGATGAATTGCGGCATAAGAAGGTTTCGACGGGAAGGATGTTGCCACTCACTCCTGATGAGTTTGCCGTTGCGGTCATGAAATGTGAGACGAAGGCGAAGCGGAGAGTGACGCTTTCCATCGCTGGACTTGGCATGATGGATGAAAGCGAACTAGATGTTATTGATGTGACTCCAACTCCAGAAGCTGGCACGGAGAGTAGTCCTACGTTACCTGCCGGGAATTCATCCTCAGTCAAGCAGCAGTCTTCACAAGACTCAAAGCAACAGCGACAGGGTAGAGGGGAAGTTCCGAAGCAGACGCAACAACGGACACCCAGTGAGCAGCCACAAGGCACATCAAATGGTACTTCGCAGGGTTACCGACTGCTGGATTTCGCAACCGGCACTTCTCCAGGAGGAGTTACCTTCGCCAAAATGAAAGTCAACAATTTAGCGACCGGGGAAGAAGAGGTGTTAATTGCTCGTTCTCCAGAAGCATTGGAACAGGTGAATGACATCCAAAACGACTCGGTATTCGAGCTGACAGTTGAAATTGAAAATGGATTTAAAATCGTGAAATCAGTGCATATCATCGGTAATGCAGCATGATTACCTTTACAGATGGAACAGCGCTGATTTGTGTACTCCCTTCGAATTCTTCCGATGGTGTGTATCTGGTACGGGCTGAGCCGATGGGTGATATCTTACTCATCAGCCACGAATGCCCGGCGTGCAACTTTAACAATAAAAGGAGTTGTAGGCATGTAGCCATTGCCAGCGAGATATATAAGCGCTGGCAATGGTGGGAACCAGCCAAGGAAATTAAAACAGTGACGAAACGAATTGTTCTACAGCCCGATTGGGAGCCTGTGACACTTTCCGTCACGATGGAGGAAGCACTACGGGCGGTGAGCGTCCATGCTTCCTGAGATTGTGGAAGTGGCGAAGCTTCATCAATTGGAGCTGAACCATCGAACGATTCATAACGAAGAAGTACTGGCGAAATGTCCGTTTTGTCAGGAGGACAGTAAGCCGGGGAAACGGCGCAGATTTTATCTCTCGCTCAACAGCCAGGGTCAAGTATTTCGCTGCTGGTACTGTGGTGAAAGCGGAGGTGTTCTGCGCTTCATTTCCCTTCTGGAAGGTGTAAACGAAGAAGAAGTCAAAGAGCGATACCGAAGCCAGGATAAAAGACGAAGTCGGAAACGGCATCCTGTCGAACAATGGTCAACCGGACAGCGGAGAGTCTACCGTGTCATTTACGGCGGAAAAGAACCGGACTGGCAGGTCATGCGGAAGCGGGATTACTCGTACTACTTGCGAACCTTGGACTGGATGCAGACGCAGTGGAATGAGATTGTACAGCATGAGCTTGAACGAGCGTATTTCTGGCTGCTGCTTGGCATTCATTCAGGGCGGTATGCACACTATATTGCCCGCATCCAGTCAAGAGAAAAGCTTCTTGAAATTCCGCTGCTGAGTCCGGTGCTGGAACTTTTCTCGCGCTCATCACGTCCAGGTTGGACCGTGGAAGTCGAAGAATTTATTCAAAGATACATGTCCCATCCTTAAAGCCCTGAACCGGTAGCGGCAGGCATGGAAATGGAGGTTTAAATATGAGTTTGAATCAAGTGGTACTGATTGGTCGCCTGACCAAAGAAGCTGAGTTGCGGTATACGCCTGCTGGTGTTGCCGTGGCCCAGTTTACGCTTGCGGTGGATCGGCCTTTCACGAATCAAGGTGGTGAGCGCGAAGCCGACTTTATTCCAGTTGTTGTTTGGAAGACGGTTGCTGAAAATGTCGCGAACTACCTGAATAAAGGGAGTCAGGTGGCGGTGACCGGACGCATTCAGATTCGGAACTATGAGAATAACGAGGGACGGCGCGTTTATGTCACGGAGGTTATTGGGCAAAACGTTCAGTTTTTGACTCCTAATCAAAACGGTAACAGCTCGGGCCAACAATCCTCTGGAGGGAAGAGTTCAGGCGGCAGTACAAACCGAAATGGACAGTCCAATCGTCAAAATGGTTCGAATCAAGGGACGAATTCTGGGGGTAATGCCTGGGGAATTAACGATGCGGATCTTCCGTTTTGATACATTGACCGATAATGACTGATGATCGTCAGCGCTTAAAAAATGAAAGGTGGTACATATCATGCTAAGTCGTGAAAAAGTCATAAATCACTTGATGGAGCATTGTTCGGATACAAATTCCTAAAAAGATCGTTTCATTAAAGATATGCTCGTCTTGATCGAGTTCGGCAACTTTGAACCAGATGATGATGAACTGGAACCGGCAGAAGAATTTTATTGATTAAAAACCAGAACATGGAGGTATGTCTTATGAATTCATTTGATGTAACGTTGGAAGATATGAAAGCAATGCCCGCTGGAAGTGTCGTTGGTATTGCTTGTGATAATTGTGAAGGGCATGAAGATCACACCAAGCAACTAGATGGAACTTGGAAATGCAATTGGTGTGATGATGTGAAGAACATAGACCAGTGGACATGAAAGAATGATCTACTCCTATTCCCGTCTATCTCTTTACGAGACTTGCCCGTATCGCTTTTATATAAAATACATTTTGGGCAAATCAGAGCCGGTCACGAAACCGCTGGCACTTGGAAAAGCTGTTCATAAGGCCATAGAGCTGAAGATCAATGGGGAGACAGAAGCAGAAGCCATAGCAGCCGGACTCATTGAAGCCGACTTTCATCCAGAGGTAACGGGAGAGGAAATGCAGCAATTACTCTCCCGTGCTCCGATGGAGGTTGGTGAAACTGAAGTTCATTTTCAGCTTCCACTCGGCTCAGGAATCAGCCTTCAGGGGTATGTAGACTGGATCAAAAAAGACCAGTTCAAGGACTGGAAATCGAACTGGCGACCTTACGGCCCGAATGAAACATGGCAGCTAATGCTTTATGCATGGGCGCTGATGAAGGTGAGAGGACTTAAGCAAATACGAGGCGCGCTTTACTTCCTGCGTTTTCGTCGTGAAGAAGCTTATGTATACAGCCTTTTGGAAGCAGTGAAAGCCAGAGACTGGGCGCTTCGTTTAGCCGAAGAGATTGAATTGAAGATTTCTTGTCTGGATTCCTTTTCAGATATGAAATCTTTTTTATTTCCAGCCACACCGGGTAGCCACTGTAAGCATTGCCCATTTGTGCTGGATTGTTATTCATATTAGAAAAAATCAGAAAGGATGTTGAACAACAATGGGTCATTTTACATTAGGTGTAATTACGGAAGTTTTGGAAAATGTCGGAGAATTGTTGGCCCCTTATCAAGCAAACGGTAAAGGGAGTTGCCCAAAGAAATATCTTCAATTCAACGCTATTGTCGAAGAGGCATATAGGCAAAGATATGAAACCGAATCGGAAGAGTTCGTTCAAATGGAAGATGGACGGTTGGTTTCTCCATACGATAACATCTTTCAAACGGTTAAAGCCGATAGTCTGGCGTCGAAATATGAAGTCCCTGCACATTTGAAACGTGTACAGGTTCCACATAAGGAGAAGTACGTCTCCTTTGATGAGTACATGATTCAATATGAAGGCTATCGCTTAAAGGACGAAGAAACCGGAAAATGGGGTTATTGGGAAAACCCGAACGCGAAATGGGACGGGTGGACGGTTAGCGATAGACGGTCAAATTTACTCTTGCTGAAATCAGGCGAGCAAGCTAATCCAGCTAAAATTAAGGACATATTCTTCGCTGAACAACTCGAAGAATATGAAGGGCTGACGGTGGAGATTGAAGGAATGCATGTGCCTGCTGTACTGGCTCCGAATTTTCAGATCATGCTCCAAAAATCATTCCACAATTGGGAAGAAAACATTTCGGGCAAAGGATACTATAAACCGGAATACTATTTGAAAAGATACGGAGATAAGCCAGGCTATCTTCGGGAAATGCTAAATATTTCCCCTTCTGCGGTGATAACGCCGGACGGAGTTTGGCATTCGAAACAGCAGGAGATAGGGTGGTACGCAGAAAACCCGAAGGATAACAAACTTAAAATCTTTCATGATTCTTTTTATAACATATTCATTAAAACTGTGAACCCGGAGCATTATTTGGTTGTAGTGGATTGCCATATTTGAAAGTTTCAAACCATTTGAATGAACACCTATTAAAAGACGAGTCATCTCCCTATGAGGAAGGCTCGTCTTTATTTTTATCCAAATAATAGAGGAGGCGGTTAGATTGTCAACCGTAGAAAAGAAAGTATTAACAAACGAGGAAGCTATGAAGGTAGCTGCTGAAGTGGAGCGTTTAGAAGCTGCTGTGAAGCAGATGAAGGCTGATTTAAAGACTTATGTAGATCAGAACGGTCCCCTTCAGGCAGGAGATAAGATTTGGAACTACAGCACTACCGTTTCGTGGGACTTTGATCCACAGCGGCTGAGAGAGCTGGCCCTGAATATAACTGTTGAAGGCCTGAATCCGTGGGAACTGCTTACCCTGCCTGCGGCTTCGATTAAGAAGCTGGGATGGGATGAAGCGGCGCTACTTCAGTACGGTAACAAAAAGGAAAGCAAACGGTTTGATTCAAAAAAAGCTTAATTCCATGTTTTATTTCAAATAACCCTTCGCCCGGTACAAGCGGCGGTGTGCATCCAAACACCGCCGTAAGGCGGGATGCACGGAGAGGAGAACCCGATGAACGATTTTCTTATGAAAGAATCAGATATGAATGCCCTACCTCCGAAAAAGCGCAAATTGGCCCAACACTTGCTGGAGACATTAAAAAAGATTATGCAAGAGGGAGAACCAAAAGTGATGAGCGGCCCGGAAGCTGTTTTTGAGAGTGTTGGCGACTTGATTACGCTGCACCAGGAACATTTTAATGTCCTTTTTCTGGATACAAAAAATCGGGTGATTGAACGGAAGACAATTTTTATTGGCAGCCTAAATTCGGCTATTGTACATCCACGCGAAGTGTTCCGCGCAGCCATCGAGTGTAGCGCAGCATCCATCGTTTGCGTACATAATCATCCGAGTGGGGATCCGACACCGAGCCCGGAAGACATCTCTTTAACAAGACGCTTAATAAAAGCCGGCGAGCTTATAGGCATTGATGTACTTGATCACATCGTGGTTGGCAAAGAAGGGTTCGTATCACTCAAACAACGAGGATTGGTTTAATGTCGGCAAAGGAGCGTTTTCTACGTCAACTGTTGAGTCGGGAGGGAAAAGAGCGCTGGGTTGCAGCCGTTTTATTAAGCGCAGATTCAAGTGTCCTACAGTCGATTACGGGGGAAGTGGGCTTTCCCTTCTTTACTTGGAAAAAGAATTGAAAATTAATTTATGGCAACTACCTCTGTGGTGGTTGCCATTTTTATAAAGGAGTTGGGGGATTGTGAGTTACGAATATTATATTGCTCCAGATGAGTATGAAATGGCGAAAGAGCGAGGGATAAGACCAGCTTTGCTTGAAAAACGTGTTCGCACATTAGCTTGGTCAAAGACGAAGGCGATTGATACTGCTCCTCAGCCCAAGAACAGAGTAGAGCAGCGGTGGGTTGAATTAGCCGAACGAAATGGAATTTGCTACTCCACATTCATCTACCGTGTGAATCAATTGGGTTGGAAGCAGGAGCGGGCGGCAACAACAGCGCTTGCTAATCGACAGGAACAGGCTTGTAAAGCCCGCGAACAACGGGGGAAATATCCTGTTGAATTATTGGAACAGGCCGCTCGGCTGGGGATCTCCTATAGTACGTTCCGCAGCCGTGTTAGCCGGGGATGGACGTTAGAAGAAGCAGCGGGCAAGCCGGTGATGAGCGCGTCTGAAATTGGGCATCTGACCATACAAAAGCTGAAGAAAAGGAAGGGATAGACAGATGGATATGAGTAAACCTGAGCAAATCAAGGCTGAACTGCAAAGATTGCGCCGCAAATGAAGAAAGTCGCTCGCATGATTAATGATGTCGAAAAGGATTGGCCGGGGCATTACAACTCCGGCGATCCTGAGTCTATGTACCAGCGTGGGGTGTATGTCAAAGCAGAAGATAAGCTGGAGGACATCGTTTGGATGCTGGAACGAGCGTTTGCTGAGGTAGCAGATGAAGGTTGCTTGAAAAAGGGAAGCAATGGTCGATACACGCTAAATGGCTTTGAATTCATTTCTGGAGCAGCCGTTGAATTTTTGTTTGAGGATGGCGAGGAGAAGCGTTGGATTCAGTCTTGTATCGAACATAACGGGTGGGATTACTACTTGGTGAACTACAGTGATGTCGCATTGGAAGGTCTGAGGGTACGTCTAAAGCAAATAGGATAAAGGGGACTGAAATGATAGATGATTATCCGATTCCGATAGCATGTCCTTACTGTGGCAGTCGTGTTATTTTTACCAGCAATGCTGTCATTTACGGCCGAGAATACGGCAATGGGCGCTGTTATAAATGTACTTCTTGTGATGCTTACGTTGGTGTTCACAATGGGACGAAAGTACCGCTTGGTCGATTAGCTAATCGTGAACTGCGGGAATTAAAGAAGCAATGCCATTCCTTATTTGATCCAGTGTGGAAGCTGAACATCAGTATAAAAAGGGAAAAAGCTTACCGATGCTTAGCTAATGCACTTGGGATACCAATGAATGAATGTCATTTTGGATGGTTTGATCGAGACATGCTGTATAAGGCTCTATTCGTTCTCCGCCAGCCAGAATGGTACAAGGAATGACTGTAAAGCAGTTCGTACACGAACACGAGGGGGAATATCCATGAATGTCGCTGTTCAACAATATAAAGGAATCGAACTCCAGTTAATTAAGCGGAACTATACCGATTACAAAGCCAAGCGATATACGTTGGGCGGCACCAATCAAAATGTATGGATTCCAAATAAGCATCTGGAGCAGGACGGGACGATCAGGCAGGGCGAGAACCTGGACTATGTGTTCAGAAAAGCCCAGCGGCAATTGGAACTGGCGGGATATAACGGGCCGATACCGGGAATCAAGCGCAGATCAGCCGAGACCGTACGTGAAGGCATTAATTTATCATGCTAAAGCTGACCAATTGGCAGCAATGCGTGGAACTAACCAGTGCCATTTGTATTACACCGTCTGGAGATTGGACACATATGATTGATGGCTGTCCGGTGCGTTTGGAGCATAGAATCATCGACCCAGCCGGTCATAGGCTAGTATTCTTCCGAGCGGATTCGGTAGACGGAAATCCCTACTGCGGAAGATGGATAACAGATACGTTTGATAAAGAAGCTGTGATCACAATGCCGGAGCAGTTGACGTTAGGGCGTAAGTTCGAATAACTCTACTAAATTTGGAGCAGCAATTACCTACTTGCTGTTTTATTCAAGTCTGCTGCTGGTGAAGATTGTCTATACACCGGGTTAACAACCTTGTTTTTCGTATGGTTCTATTTGGATGTCAAATTATATGTGACAGAAGCATAAAAATAAAGATCGATGGCAAGATAATAAAGTGTTGCTAATACAATCGAGAAAGGATCTTAGTTCAATGGCACAAAAAGAAGCTTTAAAGTTGCACTTGAAGATTCTGGAACAACCTCAAATTCCGATTGATGAAATGGTAGAGGCCATGAAAAAAGTTTATGCGACTGCAGATATTCAAGTCGATATTATAAGCACAGAAATATTGACAGAGCCTCTTTTGATGGATCTTGATGTTGGCCGATGTGTTAAGGGAGAAACGACTCAAGAACAGGACAAGCTATTCAGTAACCGAAATAATATGAAGGATAATGAACTGGCGATATACTTCGTCCGCTCCACAATCCCTCCTTACAACGGTTGTGCTGCTCATCCTTCTGGACGGCCTGGAGCTGTAGTAACGAGAGTGGCAAGTGTCTGGACGCTTGGCCATGAAGTAGGCCATGTGCTGGGATTATCTCATGTCAACGATCTGGATCGTTTGATGACAGGAGGGGGGACGAATAATATAACTAACCCTCCACCAGATTTGGTCAGTCCAGAAATTGAAACAATTAGACAAAGCCCGTATACAATTCCGACCATTCCTTAAGGAGGACTTGATTCATGTTAAAGGAAACATTAATCGATTTACTCGATCGGGATGAACCTGATTATAATGCTGCTGCAGATATGGGTCCGGAAATTCTTCCTTATCTACTGGATATAACTAAAAACGGAGGAGATAGACTGGCGCCGCGAGCAGTGTATACTGCAAGTCTGATACAAAGCGACAAAGTGACTGAAGTATTAAACGAGGGTGCCAGCAGTTTAATCCCTGAGGTGCGTGTAGCAACAGCCGCTGCCATTAACAATCAACAGCATTTAGGAGATTCCATTTCAGACGCTTTGAAATTTCTATTGAACGACAATGATCTGGGAGTTCGGAAAATGGCCTTAACTTCCATTTCCAATGATGAATTTCATGCAAATGACTCCATTCGATCAGAAGTCAAGAAGCTTACAAGTACGGAAAACAACAAGCTCAGACTTTTTGCGACTGAAGTGTATAACAAGATAAAGCAATAAATTTTAGAAATGTAGTCTTGGCCCGGGAGTTTTTGTTTCTATAAAATGGGAAGACTAAATCTCACAGGCAAGACTATTCAAAAAAATTTAATTAGACAACAGGAGGTTTCCCAATGCTCAAAGTTACTATTGATATGTATTCAGGTAAACCAAATCCTGAATTTTCAATTACGGATAAAGATGCCGCTGAACGAATACTAAAGGAGATTGCTTTAAATAGAGGGGTTATAACTGATGCAGACGCCCCTACTCAGAATCAATCAGGGTTGGGGTATCGTGGTATTAACATTTCTCTAGAGTCCGATTACTTGCCGCAATTTTTCGCATTGCCGGAGAGTTTCGGTTTGGCAAATGGTTATTCAATGTTAGAATCCAAAGGCATTGAAATTATTGAAAAATTACTTCACAATTTTTCAAACTACTCCGATGGTTCTGAATCCAACTTCGAGTCAAAAATAAATAAGTGGGTTATTGGGCAAATGAAGAACATGTCAATAAAAAAATTTCCATCAGGCAATAAGTCCAAGCCATTTGAGTTGCAGGATATCAATCAAACATGTCCTTATGAGAAAGTCAATTTTGAACCGAATTTCTGGAATAACTCTGAACACATTAGAAAAAATAATTGTTACAATTTTGCTTCTAACCGAAGAACAGATTCTTTTGCTCAACCCGGACGTGGAGCGGGACAAATGTACAACGAAATCACTTGTAATGAAGTAACTCGGGGGGCAATTGCGGATGGATGTCACCGAACAGACAGTTGTTTTTCCGAAGAAGAAATTCCTCGTTTTTTTATGGCTTTAGTTATAGCGCCAGGGCCGGACTTTTCTGATTATCATTGGTATCGCCAATGCAGTGATGGAAATTGGGCTCACAAACCTGGACAGACTGCTGCAAGATTGACCGACAACAGCAACCGAATTATAACAGATCCGAGTGTCGCTGACAGAGGTCCATATACAGAATTTTGTGGATACATGCTATCCCCAAAAAGT encodes the following:
- a CDS encoding HEAT repeat domain-containing protein; protein product: MLKETLIDLLDRDEPDYNAAADMGPEILPYLLDITKNGGDRLAPRAVYTASLIQSDKVTEVLNEGASSLIPEVRVATAAAINNQQHLGDSISDALKFLLNDNDLGVRKMALTSISNDEFHANDSIRSEVKKLTSTENNKLRLFATEVYNKIKQ
- a CDS encoding DUF5348 domain-containing protein, which produces MKKVARMINDVEKDWPGHYNSGDPESMYQRGVYVKAEDKLEDIVWMLERAFAEVADEGCLKKGSNGRYTLNGFEFISGAAVEFLFEDGEEKRWIQSCIEHNGWDYYLVNYSDVALEGLRVRLKQIG
- a CDS encoding RecB family exonuclease; translation: MIYSYSRLSLYETCPYRFYIKYILGKSEPVTKPLALGKAVHKAIELKINGETEAEAIAAGLIEADFHPEVTGEEMQQLLSRAPMEVGETEVHFQLPLGSGISLQGYVDWIKKDQFKDWKSNWRPYGPNETWQLMLYAWALMKVRGLKQIRGALYFLRFRREEAYVYSLLEAVKARDWALRLAEEIELKISCLDSFSDMKSFLFPATPGSHCKHCPFVLDCYSY
- the ssb gene encoding single-stranded DNA-binding protein; amino-acid sequence: MSLNQVVLIGRLTKEAELRYTPAGVAVAQFTLAVDRPFTNQGGEREADFIPVVVWKTVAENVANYLNKGSQVAVTGRIQIRNYENNEGRRVYVTEVIGQNVQFLTPNQNGNSSGQQSSGGKSSGGSTNRNGQSNRQNGSNQGTNSGGNAWGINDADLPF
- the radC gene encoding RadC family protein codes for the protein MQEGEPKVMSGPEAVFESVGDLITLHQEHFNVLFLDTKNRVIERKTIFIGSLNSAIVHPREVFRAAIECSAASIVCVHNHPSGDPTPSPEDISLTRRLIKAGELIGIDVLDHIVVGKEGFVSLKQRGLV
- a CDS encoding zinc-finger-containing protein translates to MIDDYPIPIACPYCGSRVIFTSNAVIYGREYGNGRCYKCTSCDAYVGVHNGTKVPLGRLANRELRELKKQCHSLFDPVWKLNISIKREKAYRCLANALGIPMNECHFGWFDRDMLYKALFVLRQPEWYKE